CAGAGGTGGAAGAACATATAATGTATGTACTCAAGCATTCTAATATGAAACATAAATACCTTCGGTTCAATACTGAAGATGAATATTTAAAGAATATAAGAGAGTTTATTGATAATACTGAGATTACAAATAATAGTAAAGCATTAGTAGCATTAAGGTATGGAACTGAGGAAGATGGGGGATTATTCTGGCTATCTAAAATAGGCGAGTATGTAAATGAGTTAATGGAGGAAAAAGGCAAAACTAAGATTGATTTTATTTACTTCCCTTTTTCCCATGGAAAAGATGAGGACAAGGCTGGAATTATAGAAATGGATATTTTCATTACGGGAGTTTAGTAAGATAAGGGTTGAAACTGATTAGGTACTGTAAAGTAACACATGAAAACTGAGAAAACAAAAATTCAGAATCAGCGAGAGTAGGACGAAGTGGAAATATCATATAAACGGGGGAGATTAAATGAAACCAAATATATTTAACTACGCTACTAGTGAATTATCACAGGATGCAGTTTTATGCTGGATGCTTGATTGGGCAAATTTTGATAATAAGATCATGAGTGACTTTGCTAAAGACTTCATTAGACTAATCCTTGAACTACATCAATATGAAGACCAAGATTTAGATAATCTAGAGAAGGTAGAAATTAAAAGACAATATAAGAATATAGATATTCTAGTATTGCTCCATTTTTCAAGTAGTATAATACCAATTATAATTGAGGATAAAACATATACAAAAACACATAGTAATCAACTGAAAAGGTACTATGAATTTATATTAAAAGATCAAGAAGGTAAGTCAGCGATTAGAAAACCTTTAGGGATTTACTATAAAACTGGCTTTATCTATGATAATGAAATGAAAGAAGTTGAAGAAAGAGGTTATAAGGTTATTGGTAAGGTAGAGATGCTTGATCTAATGAAACAATACACAGGACAAGCAGGTAGTGATATTTTGAAGGATTATTATCAACACATTTCTAGGTTGGCAGACTGGGAAAGTCAACTCTCTGCAATAATCCAAGAGAATAAAACTGAAAAAACGGCAGACCTTTTAAGAACCCCTGAGGGGCAGTGGATGTTTATGAGGGAAATATTTCGAAATTATGAAGAAGGCGTTTTATATAATGGTACAAATCCTAATGGATCACCATGGACTCAATATAGGATTATTCCTTATAATAGTTGCAAAGAACTCCCAGATGCTATTTTTTATAGGGTGGATAACAGGAAGGAAGGTTACTATATTGCAATAAGACAGTATTTGAAAATAGATAAGAAATCGCCGGAATACAATAGTTTGTTGGAAGCAAAAAAGGAACGATTGGAGCGATTAAAAGGATGTTTTGATAGAACACTAAAGATTTTAGGTGCAAATACCAAAGAAATTCTAGAGTGTGGGAAGATAAGCAAAAGCGGCAATTTTGAATCTGAGATAGGAGTATTTTTCATTAATGAAAAGAACACCTTAAGTAAAGTGATAGAAATTATTCCAAAGTTCAATGAGGCTTTTAAGCAGGAAATAGAGAAAACTTTTAATCACCAATAGTATAAATTCTAATGGAAATCAAATAAAGAGGTGAGGGGATATGCCTAATACTGATTGGTCTAAACTGAATAATTTACAATTAGGTCGTTATGCTGAGTATTTTGCAAAAATGGAGTTTACATCATATGGTCTGGAGGTATACACGTGTGAAGTAGATGACCATGGAGTAGATTTTATAGTGAAGGATAAGAAAGGGCGTTTTTGTGAAATACAAGTAAAATCCCTAAGGAACAAAGGTTATGTTTGTATGACTAAAAGCAAGTTTGATATAAGTAATAAGAATTTGTATGTAACTTTATTATTATTTGAAGATGGAAAGACCCCTGATATTTTTCTGCTCCCTTCAGCGGCATGGGAAGTACCTAATGAGGTTTTTGTTGATAGAAATTATGATAAACCGGGGCAAACTAGCAAACCAGAATATGGAATAAATATATCAAATAGAAACTATGAGATACTAGAAATATTTAAGTTTAAAGAATCGATTGAAGAATTTATTTAAGTGAGATTACAAATATAGTAAAAACATATATTTTAGATAAGTATAAAAAAGATGATAAAGTTAATAAAGTAATGTATAATTCAAGATATAAGGTTAAATATTATGGAAATCATTATTTATTAGAGATTAGTTAATATAACAGTTTCTTTAGATTATAAATAAACGTATATTAAGTTGGAATTACAGAATCTAATAGGGGAGTATATATAATTAAATGAAAAGAGAGGGGTGAAAGAATATGGCTTCTGGAGATAGTTTAATAAAATTATTCAAATCATTTAAGGAGAATAACCAAGTGGAATTTACAAAAATCGCACATGAAATAATTGAAGATGAAAAGAAAAAGAATCATTATCTGCTTGCTGACAAACTACACAAAATATTATTCGATAATAACTACAGTAGTACACTGAAAAATAGGAGTTTAAATAGTAAACAGTTGCCAGTAGATAAAGAATCAGGATTTCAATTACTTGAGATGAAGTTTACTAAACTATTATTAGACGATATTATTCTCACCTTGAGTAATAAAGAAAAAATCCAAGAAATAATAAATGAATTTGAGCATAAAGAAATTCTTGAGACTTATAAATTATACCCGAAAACTAAAATATTATTTTGTGGTCCACCGGGGTGCGGTAAAACAATGACCGCTGAGGCAATTGCTAATGAACTACAATTACCATTGTTGTATACTCGATTTGATAGTGTGATATCTTCTTTTCTAGGAGAGACATCTACTAACTTGAGAAAGATTTTTGATTTTGCAAAAGAAGGAGAATGGGTACTATTTTTTGATGAGTTTGATTCAATAGGGAAGAGTAGATCATTAGGTTCAGAGCATGGAGAATTAAAGAGAGTAGTTAACGGCTTTCTTCAACTAATGGATAACTTCCCTAAAGATAAGATTATTATTGCAGCAACAAACTATGAAACCGTAATAGACAAAGCATTATGGAGAAGGTTTGATGAAATTGTTGTTTTTAATAATCCAGATAGAGAATCAATAGAGAAAACTGTCAAAGTGAAACTTA
This genomic stretch from Tindallia californiensis harbors:
- a CDS encoding PD-(D/E)XK nuclease family protein, translating into MKPNIFNYATSELSQDAVLCWMLDWANFDNKIMSDFAKDFIRLILELHQYEDQDLDNLEKVEIKRQYKNIDILVLLHFSSSIIPIIIEDKTYTKTHSNQLKRYYEFILKDQEGKSAIRKPLGIYYKTGFIYDNEMKEVEERGYKVIGKVEMLDLMKQYTGQAGSDILKDYYQHISRLADWESQLSAIIQENKTEKTADLLRTPEGQWMFMREIFRNYEEGVLYNGTNPNGSPWTQYRIIPYNSCKELPDAIFYRVDNRKEGYYIAIRQYLKIDKKSPEYNSLLEAKKERLERLKGCFDRTLKILGANTKEILECGKISKSGNFESEIGVFFINEKNTLSKVIEIIPKFNEAFKQEIEKTFNHQ
- a CDS encoding AAA family ATPase, which encodes MASGDSLIKLFKSFKENNQVEFTKIAHEIIEDEKKKNHYLLADKLHKILFDNNYSSTLKNRSLNSKQLPVDKESGFQLLEMKFTKLLLDDIILTLSNKEKIQEIINEFEHKEILETYKLYPKTKILFCGPPGCGKTMTAEAIANELQLPLLYTRFDSVISSFLGETSTNLRKIFDFAKEGEWVLFFDEFDSIGKSRSLGSEHGELKRVVNGFLQLMDNFPKDKIIIAATNYETVIDKALWRRFDEIVVFNNPDRESIEKTVKVKLRNFHFDSLNIEKHLDDLVGLSFADIERICLEATKNSILKHENSITNDLFKKAVLKEKERKKVSIKP